The Microbacterium sp. LWH7-1.2 genome window below encodes:
- a CDS encoding VOC family protein encodes MGVRSFEHVGVIVQDLKAVADFFEMLGFRCGEKARVGGTWADRVNGLTGTDVEMVFLTAPDGSGAIELSQFLRPESPAPVGDLPSNTLGLRHLAYRVDDVEALLGKVRAAGYDTMAELVNYEDQWLVCYVRGPEGLIIELGQRLDD; translated from the coding sequence GTGGGTGTCCGCAGCTTCGAGCACGTCGGCGTCATCGTCCAGGATCTGAAGGCGGTGGCGGACTTCTTCGAGATGCTGGGGTTCCGCTGCGGGGAGAAGGCGCGCGTCGGCGGCACGTGGGCCGATCGCGTCAACGGGCTCACCGGCACCGACGTCGAGATGGTCTTCCTCACCGCGCCCGACGGCTCGGGAGCGATCGAGCTCTCGCAGTTCCTGCGACCGGAGAGCCCGGCACCCGTCGGTGATCTCCCGTCGAACACCCTGGGCCTGCGCCATCTCGCCTACCGCGTCGATGACGTCGAGGCGCTGCTCGGGAAGGTCCGCGCTGCGGGGTACGACACGATGGCCGAGCTCGTGAACTACGAGGACCAGTGGCTCGTCTGCTACGTGCGCGGCCCGGAGGGACTCATCATCGAACTCGGGCAACGGCTCGACGACTGA
- a CDS encoding aminotransferase class V-fold PLP-dependent enzyme → MDASDLDLRDPRGYAADAPLLAAWLQFQRDVDAGEVAPFSIPGHKHRRDLFGDVVRGDAPLFAGLDTMKQSRGLLAAAETRAAQAWGVDWCRLSVGGSTHANQAAVLALGRPGQPVIVSRTLHRSVLLGIVFAGLRPVWVRPEIDATTGLPGAVRVDDVRAALAANPDACGVLIGDPSYVGTVSDIADIADAAHDAGVPLVVDAAWAAYFGFSPLVPDHALSRGADALVTSAHKTLPAWSQGALLLARTTRDGGLLDPARLQRGFEASHTTSSAGAILASTDASRAMLRRDGEELVGRMVGLVAEARRRLSAVEGVTVLEGRPADHPDGALAVDPAKLVVLIQGTGGHGHAIEDDLLAEGITLEMADRDVLVPLITVADDERSLTGLVEALTAAIDRRRGIPRPVRPSAAWSVESRPALTPREAFFATHETVDADAAIGRVCAELIAPYPPGVPVLAPGEIVTAGALDALREARADGGRIAYAADPTLDTIQVVAGVPLPPPGA, encoded by the coding sequence GTGGACGCATCCGACCTCGACCTGCGCGATCCGCGCGGATACGCGGCGGACGCCCCGCTGCTCGCCGCATGGCTGCAGTTCCAGCGCGACGTCGACGCCGGCGAGGTGGCGCCCTTCAGCATACCGGGGCACAAGCACCGACGCGACCTCTTCGGCGACGTCGTGCGCGGCGATGCGCCGCTGTTCGCCGGGCTCGACACGATGAAGCAGAGCCGCGGGCTGCTCGCCGCCGCCGAGACGCGGGCGGCCCAGGCGTGGGGCGTCGACTGGTGCCGGCTGTCGGTCGGCGGCTCCACCCATGCGAACCAGGCCGCGGTGCTCGCGCTCGGGCGGCCCGGCCAGCCGGTGATCGTCTCACGGACGCTGCACCGCTCGGTGCTGCTCGGCATCGTGTTCGCCGGGCTCCGGCCGGTGTGGGTCCGGCCCGAGATCGACGCCACGACGGGGCTGCCGGGCGCCGTGCGAGTGGACGACGTGCGGGCGGCGCTGGCGGCGAACCCCGACGCGTGCGGCGTGCTGATCGGCGACCCGTCGTACGTCGGCACAGTGTCCGACATCGCCGACATCGCCGACGCGGCGCACGACGCCGGAGTGCCGCTCGTCGTCGATGCGGCGTGGGCCGCCTACTTCGGGTTCTCGCCGCTCGTGCCCGACCACGCGCTCTCTCGCGGTGCCGACGCCCTTGTGACGAGCGCCCACAAGACCCTTCCCGCCTGGAGCCAGGGCGCGCTGCTGCTCGCGCGCACGACCCGTGACGGCGGACTGCTCGACCCGGCCCGGCTGCAGCGGGGGTTCGAGGCATCCCACACCACCAGTTCCGCCGGCGCGATCCTCGCGAGCACGGATGCCTCGCGTGCGATGCTGCGGCGCGACGGCGAGGAGCTCGTCGGCCGCATGGTCGGTCTGGTGGCGGAGGCCCGTCGGCGGCTCTCGGCGGTCGAGGGCGTCACGGTGCTCGAGGGGCGACCCGCCGACCATCCCGACGGCGCGCTCGCCGTCGACCCGGCGAAGCTCGTCGTGCTGATCCAAGGAACCGGTGGGCACGGCCACGCGATCGAGGACGACCTGCTCGCCGAGGGCATCACGCTCGAGATGGCCGACCGTGACGTGCTCGTGCCGCTGATCACCGTGGCCGACGACGAGCGTTCCCTCACCGGGCTGGTCGAGGCGCTGACGGCCGCGATCGACCGGCGCCGCGGCATCCCTCGTCCTGTCAGGCCCTCGGCGGCGTGGTCGGTGGAGTCGCGACCCGCTCTCACCCCGCGCGAGGCCTTCTTCGCGACGCACGAGACGGTGGACGCGGATGCTGCGATCGGACGCGTGTGCGCGGAGCTCATCGCCCCGTATCCGCCGGGGGTGCCGGTGCTCGCGCCGGGGGAGATCGTCACCGCGGGCGCGCTCGACGCGCTGCGAGAGGCACGGGCCGACGGCGGCCGCATCGCGTACGCCGCCGATCCGACGCTGGACACCATCCAGGTCGTCGCGGGGGTACCGCTGCCGCCGCCGGGCGCCTAA
- a CDS encoding GyrI-like domain-containing protein, which produces MEILDGPRVESRAQRRTLGIRRRTPFRGMLAERDRLLAEFIRWLDEQGFEPEGPFFLRLHTVDMAGEMYLEVGAPASAPGGARVSVGAIPAGEYAVPAYRNHSLQANRLLQTWAAEEGLVFDVAGSPAGDRWAARFDNYLTDPRLEPRKTR; this is translated from the coding sequence ATGGAGATCCTCGACGGCCCCCGAGTGGAGTCCCGTGCACAACGTCGGACGTTGGGCATCCGCCGGCGGACGCCGTTCCGGGGAATGCTCGCCGAGCGCGACCGGCTCCTCGCAGAATTCATCCGGTGGCTGGACGAACAGGGTTTCGAACCCGAAGGGCCGTTCTTCCTGCGTCTGCACACCGTCGACATGGCGGGTGAGATGTACCTCGAGGTCGGCGCACCGGCCTCGGCCCCGGGCGGAGCACGCGTGAGCGTCGGTGCGATCCCCGCGGGGGAGTACGCGGTGCCGGCGTACCGGAACCACTCGCTGCAGGCCAACCGTCTGCTGCAGACATGGGCCGCCGAGGAGGGCCTCGTGTTCGACGTCGCCGGCTCTCCCGCCGGCGACCGCTGGGCGGCGCGATTCGACAACTACCTCACGGATCCGCGTCTCGAGCCGCGGAAGACTCGGTGA
- a CDS encoding PPOX class F420-dependent oxidoreductase, which produces MRELSEAGVEFVHERHIGTLSTLASWGGIHAVAVGFTLHDGVLRVITSRDSQKVRNVRRDGTATISQVDGARWLSFQGTATVHDDPDEVALAVALYAERYRQPRVNPLRVAILLTPARAMGSGGLFREDRAAS; this is translated from the coding sequence GTGCGGGAACTGTCGGAGGCGGGCGTCGAGTTCGTGCACGAGCGACACATCGGCACGCTTTCGACGCTGGCGTCGTGGGGCGGCATACACGCGGTCGCGGTCGGCTTCACACTGCACGACGGCGTGCTGCGGGTCATCACGTCGCGCGACTCGCAGAAGGTCCGCAACGTGCGGCGCGACGGCACCGCCACGATCAGCCAGGTCGACGGCGCTCGCTGGCTCTCCTTCCAGGGCACCGCGACGGTCCACGACGACCCTGACGAGGTGGCGCTCGCGGTAGCCCTCTACGCCGAGCGGTACCGCCAGCCGCGCGTGAACCCGCTCCGGGTCGCCATCCTTCTGACCCCGGCTCGCGCGATGGGCAGCGGCGGACTCTTCCGAGAGGACCGCGCCGCCTCCTAG
- a CDS encoding aldo/keto reductase, with the protein MVTTIPLSSGTRMPQLGLGVYLVTDVALCESSVRSALGSGYRLIDTAAIYRNERAVGRGIRSSGVPREDIFLTTKLWPSDYRYDKARAAIGGALERLDCGPLDLLLLHQPVGDVKGAWRAMEDAVEQGVVRAIGVSNFTVPDLERLLSVARIPPAVDQVELHPHWQQPELLPYLAQHAIVAEAWYPLGHGSTTLLAEPAVVGAAAAHGKSAVQVILRWHVQRGFVAIPKSTNPAHIAANIDVFDFELSPAEMAGVDALGEDRPMFRLPRWMMAATMPLARPRPLG; encoded by the coding sequence ATGGTGACCACCATCCCGCTTTCGAGCGGAACACGGATGCCGCAGCTCGGCCTGGGCGTCTACCTCGTGACCGACGTCGCCCTGTGCGAGTCGAGCGTGAGGTCCGCCCTCGGCTCGGGGTACCGGCTCATCGACACCGCGGCCATCTATCGCAACGAGCGGGCGGTGGGGCGCGGCATCCGTTCCTCCGGAGTCCCCCGCGAGGACATCTTCCTCACGACGAAGCTGTGGCCCTCCGACTACCGATACGACAAGGCGCGTGCCGCGATCGGCGGCGCGCTGGAACGGCTCGACTGCGGACCCCTCGATCTGCTCCTGCTGCACCAGCCCGTCGGCGACGTGAAGGGCGCGTGGCGGGCGATGGAGGATGCCGTCGAGCAGGGCGTCGTCCGGGCGATCGGAGTGAGCAACTTCACCGTGCCCGACCTGGAACGCCTGCTCTCGGTGGCGCGGATCCCACCCGCCGTGGACCAGGTCGAGCTGCACCCCCACTGGCAGCAGCCGGAGCTGCTCCCCTATCTCGCCCAGCACGCGATCGTGGCGGAGGCGTGGTACCCCCTCGGTCACGGTTCGACCACGCTCCTGGCGGAGCCTGCGGTCGTGGGAGCGGCGGCCGCGCACGGGAAATCGGCGGTGCAGGTGATCCTGCGCTGGCACGTGCAGCGCGGGTTCGTCGCGATTCCGAAGTCGACCAACCCCGCCCACATCGCCGCGAATATCGACGTCTTCGATTTCGAGCTCAGCCCTGCCGAGATGGCCGGAGTCGACGCGCTCGGCGAGGACCGTCCGATGTTCCGCCTTCCCCGCTGGATGATGGCGGCCACGATGCCGCTGGCGCGCCCGCGACCGCTCGGGTAG
- a CDS encoding carbohydrate ABC transporter permease, which translates to MSKSAEDVLPLRTRHRDRILIYAAVGIIAVFFAAPLVNAVQMSVAVGGIQNYVSVLTRDLNGVSIPQTFLNSAIIAIMHATLVCTIGALSAYAFSFVDFPGREPIYYCVLLFLAVPATAILVPVYYLSGTLHLFNTHLGVALPEAVLTLPFAILLLRNRMDDIPRQYVEAAVLDRANHWQIFRHVAVPFVRAPLVNLAALSIMWSLQDFVFASVILKSPELATAAQAVQSIRGAFAATPAESSQYYAALVLLAVPAVLIIVFAFRYVTRGLAVGGLKE; encoded by the coding sequence ATGTCCAAGTCCGCAGAGGACGTCCTACCCCTCCGCACCCGCCACCGGGACCGGATCCTGATCTACGCCGCCGTCGGCATCATCGCGGTGTTCTTCGCCGCACCGCTCGTGAACGCGGTACAGATGTCGGTCGCCGTAGGCGGCATCCAGAACTACGTATCGGTGCTCACCCGCGACCTGAACGGGGTATCCATCCCGCAGACCTTCCTCAACAGCGCGATCATCGCGATCATGCACGCCACGCTCGTCTGCACCATCGGCGCGCTGTCCGCGTACGCGTTCTCGTTCGTCGACTTCCCCGGTCGCGAGCCCATCTACTACTGCGTGCTGCTGTTCCTCGCCGTGCCCGCCACCGCCATCCTCGTCCCGGTGTACTACCTCAGCGGAACACTGCACCTGTTCAACACGCATCTCGGCGTCGCGCTGCCCGAAGCGGTGCTCACACTCCCGTTCGCTATCCTGCTGCTACGCAACCGGATGGATGACATCCCCCGGCAGTACGTCGAAGCAGCGGTGCTCGACCGGGCCAACCACTGGCAGATCTTCCGCCACGTCGCCGTTCCATTCGTGCGCGCACCGCTCGTGAACCTCGCCGCGCTCAGCATCATGTGGTCACTGCAGGACTTCGTGTTCGCCTCGGTCATCCTGAAATCGCCGGAACTCGCCACCGCGGCTCAAGCAGTTCAAAGCATCCGCGGCGCGTTCGCGGCCACGCCCGCCGAGTCATCGCAGTACTACGCCGCGCTCGTGCTTCTCGCCGTGCCGGCCGTGCTGATCATCGTGTTCGCATTCCGCTACGTCACCCGCGGCCTTGCTGTCGGCGGCCTCAAGGAATGA
- a CDS encoding sugar ABC transporter permease, with translation MIFLAPLALFYGVYFLFSFGLLGVVSTQRVGLTFQHAVDVGWQNFLLVLTDPAFQISLFNTVLFGVVSVLISLTLGFVLAMMLASGLRLRRVFYIVFLLPSLIPLSLFATVFGRMLETSDGAINQFLRGVGLPFLAQDWLGNPTAAYVAIFVLLTYMIGLPIMYYTTDVTQVNASILEAATLDGASIWQIYRIILYPLLRTTHITVILSVLLGSFRAFDIIFFSTGGQPGGRTAIAGTYIYQATLGADRVGFAAAASIIVLVIALTISLVQVLVQRKKKAS, from the coding sequence GTGATCTTCCTCGCCCCGCTCGCACTGTTCTACGGCGTGTACTTCCTCTTCAGCTTCGGACTGCTGGGAGTGGTGAGCACGCAACGCGTGGGACTCACCTTCCAGCACGCAGTCGACGTCGGATGGCAGAACTTCCTGCTCGTGCTGACGGACCCCGCGTTCCAGATCTCCCTGTTCAACACCGTGCTGTTCGGCGTCGTCAGCGTGCTCATCTCCCTCACGCTCGGCTTCGTCCTGGCGATGATGCTGGCGTCGGGTCTGCGGCTGCGGCGCGTCTTCTACATCGTGTTCCTGCTGCCGTCTCTCATCCCGCTGTCGCTGTTCGCGACAGTGTTCGGTCGGATGCTCGAGACCAGCGACGGTGCGATCAACCAGTTCCTGCGGGGCGTCGGGCTGCCGTTCCTCGCGCAGGACTGGCTAGGCAACCCGACCGCCGCGTACGTGGCCATCTTCGTGCTGCTCACCTACATGATCGGTCTGCCGATCATGTACTACACCACCGATGTCACCCAGGTGAACGCATCCATCCTGGAGGCCGCGACGCTCGACGGCGCCTCGATCTGGCAGATCTACCGCATCATCCTGTACCCGCTGCTGCGGACCACCCATATCACGGTGATCTTGTCGGTGCTGCTGGGCAGCTTCCGCGCCTTCGACATCATCTTCTTCTCCACCGGCGGGCAGCCCGGCGGACGCACCGCGATCGCCGGCACCTACATCTACCAGGCCACCCTCGGTGCCGACCGTGTGGGGTTCGCCGCAGCAGCGTCCATCATCGTGCTCGTCATCGCCCTGACGATCTCACTCGTGCAGGTCCTCGTCCAGCGAAAGAAGAAGGCATCCTGA
- a CDS encoding extracellular solute-binding protein encodes MKFTRSLLGVTAAVSAVVLLAGCGSSGGVGGAEPVAQNTGPVTINYWTWFPPQATLDAAIAAFEKQNPDITVKLRTFEAADYQKQLPLALGGGEDLDVVGVQVSAMTNTVKDYLTPVSEWGDDLLDGVEPSMVKQTEEIASDGVLYSIPLGSIGSPVLYYNAEILDSLGLSVPKTGGEWKTAVDAVKAARADVTPVVFAGDPWWQEEMLFGIAEQDSPGLSDDIIGGDGAWDQPALVAGLAAYKSLFDDGIVSTDVLSLQGSRPSELFTAGKALFYLDGSWQNSLLSADYRGANKIALKDVGAAPLPVLNGGDPAVRALAEGGLAIPANSKNTAAAKKFIAFMLGKDAADVWAKDLVLVPSRVGYELPDTVLQSAAAQDGFANVSQVISAPTSKRDSNQDFLNQVEGNAILDVLRGATTPEDAAAHMQAEWESGRYPHGDEK; translated from the coding sequence ATGAAGTTCACCCGAAGCCTACTCGGTGTAACCGCCGCCGTCTCGGCGGTCGTGCTGCTCGCCGGCTGCGGATCGTCCGGCGGCGTCGGCGGCGCGGAACCCGTCGCGCAGAACACCGGACCCGTCACCATCAACTACTGGACCTGGTTCCCGCCGCAAGCGACCCTCGACGCGGCCATCGCGGCGTTCGAGAAGCAGAACCCGGACATCACGGTCAAGCTGCGCACCTTCGAGGCCGCGGACTACCAGAAGCAGCTGCCGCTGGCCCTCGGCGGCGGCGAAGACCTCGACGTCGTCGGGGTCCAGGTGTCCGCCATGACCAACACCGTGAAGGACTACCTCACGCCCGTCTCGGAGTGGGGCGACGACCTGCTCGACGGTGTCGAGCCGTCGATGGTCAAGCAGACGGAGGAGATCGCGTCAGACGGCGTGCTCTACTCCATCCCGCTGGGCTCCATCGGCAGCCCGGTACTGTACTACAACGCGGAGATCCTCGACTCGCTCGGCCTCTCGGTGCCGAAGACCGGTGGAGAGTGGAAGACCGCCGTCGACGCCGTCAAGGCCGCCCGCGCCGACGTCACACCGGTCGTGTTCGCCGGCGACCCTTGGTGGCAGGAGGAGATGCTGTTCGGCATCGCCGAGCAGGACTCGCCCGGCCTGTCCGATGACATCATCGGCGGCGACGGGGCGTGGGATCAGCCGGCCCTGGTCGCGGGACTCGCCGCGTACAAGTCGCTGTTCGATGACGGGATCGTCAGCACCGACGTGCTCAGCCTGCAGGGCTCCCGCCCGAGCGAGCTGTTCACGGCGGGCAAGGCGCTGTTCTACCTCGACGGCTCCTGGCAGAACTCGCTGCTGTCGGCCGACTACCGCGGTGCGAACAAGATCGCGCTCAAGGACGTCGGCGCGGCACCCCTCCCGGTGCTGAACGGCGGTGATCCCGCCGTCCGGGCTCTCGCGGAGGGCGGCCTCGCCATCCCTGCCAACTCGAAGAACACCGCCGCGGCGAAGAAGTTCATCGCGTTCATGCTCGGCAAAGACGCGGCGGATGTCTGGGCGAAGGACCTCGTCCTCGTGCCCAGCAGGGTCGGCTACGAGCTGCCTGACACCGTGCTGCAGAGCGCAGCCGCGCAGGACGGCTTCGCCAATGTCTCACAGGTGATCTCCGCCCCGACCTCCAAGCGCGACAGCAACCAGGACTTCCTGAATCAGGTCGAGGGCAATGCGATCCTCGATGTGCTGCGCGGCGCCACGACGCCGGAGGATGCCGCGGCGCACATGCAGGCGGAGTGGGAGTCCGGGCGCTACCCGCACGGCGACGAAAAGTGA
- a CDS encoding LacI family DNA-binding transcriptional regulator, translating into MMVTIRDVAERASVAPMTVSRVINQPDSVSPATRARVEAVIAELRYVPNMLGQSLRTNRTMVIALVVSDINNPFAIQQIRSVGEAARERGYTVVFTHTEASEKNELDQLRTLIEHRVDGVVLSPVTNRPDSVDFVMGQNVPISVIGYPMPYNDVDVVRSDSRTAAEELTRYLIGLGHERLAMLSGPREIVTARERTQGFAAALAAAELEPVSLHHAPYTADGGYRMMQAVLQADTRPTAVVTANNLIAVGAARASRDLGVKVPNELSIVTFDDAPSDAVLDPYFTGILQPTAEMAETATRLLLERVSGDYSGEGREIVLPTRLEVHASTAPPADAGKRGDRTS; encoded by the coding sequence ATGATGGTCACGATCCGTGATGTCGCCGAACGCGCGTCAGTCGCGCCGATGACGGTATCGCGTGTGATCAACCAGCCGGACTCGGTCTCTCCGGCGACCCGCGCACGTGTGGAGGCGGTGATCGCCGAGCTGCGATATGTGCCCAACATGCTGGGCCAGAGCCTGCGTACGAATCGCACCATGGTGATCGCCCTGGTCGTCTCCGACATCAACAACCCCTTCGCCATCCAGCAGATCCGCAGCGTCGGAGAAGCGGCGCGGGAACGGGGCTACACCGTGGTGTTCACCCATACCGAGGCGAGCGAGAAGAACGAGCTGGACCAGCTGCGCACTCTTATCGAGCACCGCGTCGACGGTGTCGTGCTCTCCCCCGTGACGAACCGCCCCGACTCCGTCGATTTCGTGATGGGCCAGAACGTGCCGATCAGTGTGATCGGCTACCCGATGCCGTACAACGACGTTGACGTCGTCAGGTCAGATTCCCGCACGGCCGCCGAGGAACTGACGCGGTACCTGATTGGGCTCGGCCATGAGCGACTCGCGATGCTGTCCGGCCCGCGCGAGATCGTCACCGCGCGCGAGCGCACCCAGGGGTTCGCCGCCGCTCTCGCCGCCGCCGAGCTGGAACCCGTCTCCCTGCACCACGCTCCGTACACCGCGGACGGCGGCTACCGGATGATGCAGGCGGTTCTGCAAGCGGACACCCGCCCCACCGCAGTCGTCACCGCGAACAACCTGATCGCGGTCGGCGCGGCGCGTGCCAGCCGCGACCTCGGCGTGAAGGTTCCGAACGAGCTCTCGATCGTCACGTTCGATGATGCACCCAGCGACGCCGTGCTCGACCCCTACTTCACTGGCATCCTGCAGCCGACCGCCGAGATGGCGGAAACGGCGACTCGTCTTCTGCTCGAGCGCGTCAGCGGCGACTACTCCGGCGAAGGCCGCGAGATCGTCCTGCCTACGCGCTTGGAGGTCCACGCGTCTACGGCACCGCCCGCGGATGCCGGGAAACGAGGTGACCGAACCTCCTAA
- a CDS encoding alpha-L-fucosidase — protein MPDSGGTRTIARDVTRTIAATQVPPTKFKGSSMTTSWFTDAGLGVFIHFGHASSRGWELSWQMTGGVVGQYPALEPVPCEEYFANAYTFDPQAFDADAWADAIAGSGARYAVIGAKHHDGFAMYDSAHSDYSIVKATPFGRDLLAEVLAALRARGLRIGIYLSMPDWHHPDYPRMTDATTTKPYRLDSWVRTDEQQWGRYREYFLDQLTELLSNYGAIDVLWLDGEFEHTEQEWDFADIRARVRALQPECLVNDRCVGHGDFITPEQQLPESAPEGPWEVCLTMNDTWGWSTVRQRWKSVPEVLTHLVEATTTGGNLLLNVGPRGDGSFPPEALRTLQAVGRWIDRNHEAVGGLSPAPSHISSRLPMASRTVHGITRVYVYCTLQPYQHLTVRGVPVQRVRAVRVLGDARGLPFTAVPRLPDVHAGAPDPRGELVVEIPSELAAQLIPVIAIDLEPEPAARPADIHTHPMDTHRAQPRFDQHDRRRYATAAPPGITDPDDSCREEPSLVPGTLS, from the coding sequence TTGCCGGACAGCGGTGGTACGCGTACCATCGCCAGGGATGTTACGCGTACCATTGCCGCGACACAAGTCCCGCCCACAAAGTTCAAAGGCAGTTCAATGACGACCTCCTGGTTCACCGACGCCGGCCTCGGCGTGTTCATCCACTTCGGCCACGCCTCCTCACGGGGCTGGGAGCTGTCCTGGCAGATGACCGGGGGTGTCGTCGGGCAGTACCCCGCTCTGGAGCCGGTCCCGTGCGAGGAGTACTTCGCGAACGCCTACACGTTCGATCCGCAGGCGTTCGACGCCGACGCCTGGGCCGACGCAATCGCGGGCAGTGGGGCGCGGTACGCCGTGATCGGGGCCAAGCACCACGACGGATTCGCGATGTACGACTCCGCGCACAGCGACTACTCGATCGTGAAGGCGACGCCGTTCGGCCGGGATCTGCTCGCCGAGGTGCTTGCCGCGCTGCGTGCGCGTGGACTGCGGATCGGGATCTATCTCTCGATGCCCGATTGGCATCACCCGGACTACCCGCGGATGACGGATGCCACCACCACGAAGCCGTATCGGCTGGACAGCTGGGTGCGCACGGATGAGCAGCAGTGGGGCCGCTACCGCGAGTACTTCCTCGACCAGCTCACCGAACTGCTCTCCAACTACGGCGCGATCGACGTGTTGTGGCTGGACGGCGAGTTCGAGCACACCGAACAGGAGTGGGATTTCGCCGACATTCGGGCCCGGGTCCGCGCCCTGCAGCCCGAGTGCCTGGTCAACGACCGCTGCGTCGGGCACGGCGATTTCATCACGCCCGAGCAGCAGCTGCCGGAGAGCGCACCGGAAGGACCGTGGGAGGTGTGCCTCACCATGAACGACACGTGGGGTTGGAGCACCGTCCGCCAGCGCTGGAAGTCGGTTCCCGAAGTGCTCACCCACCTCGTGGAAGCCACCACCACCGGCGGAAACCTGCTCCTGAACGTCGGTCCCCGCGGCGATGGCTCATTCCCGCCGGAGGCCCTCCGGACGCTGCAGGCCGTCGGGCGTTGGATCGACCGCAACCATGAAGCGGTCGGCGGGCTCAGCCCTGCTCCTTCGCACATCTCGAGCCGACTGCCCATGGCGTCTCGGACCGTCCACGGAATCACCCGCGTCTACGTCTATTGCACGCTTCAGCCATACCAGCACCTCACGGTCAGAGGCGTGCCGGTGCAGCGGGTGCGCGCGGTGCGGGTACTCGGAGACGCGCGGGGCCTGCCCTTCACGGCGGTGCCCCGCCTGCCGGACGTACACGCCGGCGCGCCCGATCCACGCGGCGAACTGGTCGTCGAGATTCCGTCCGAGCTCGCTGCGCAGCTCATCCCCGTGATCGCGATCGACCTCGAGCCGGAGCCCGCGGCACGGCCTGCGGACATCCACACACACCCGATGGATACGCACAGGGCGCAGCCGAGGTTCGATCAGCACGACCGACGCCGTTACGCCACCGCGGCGCCTCCCGGCATCACCGACCCGGACGACAGCTGCCGAGAAGAACCATCGCTGGTCCCCGGCACGCTGTCGTAG
- a CDS encoding enolase C-terminal domain-like protein, with product MSTIVSVDTQDVRFPTSLHLDGSDAMNPDPDYSAAYVTVRTDSTDGLEGHAFVFTIGRGNDVQVAAIDALRGHFVGADVETLLSDMGGVHRALIRDSQLRWLGPEKGVMHMAIGAVVNALWDLRAKRAGQPLWQHLAGLSPEEIVSLVDFRYLTDALTPGEALQILRRAEPGRAERIADLTAVGYPAYTTSPGWLGYSDEKLDRLCRAAVADGFPLIKLKVGADVDDDVRRLRIARDAVGPDFPLAIDANQRWDVADAIRWVNTLAEFQLAWIEEPTSPDDILGHAAIAAAVAPVRVATGEHAQNRIIFKQLLQADGMQVMQIDASRVGGINENIANLLLAAKFDAPVCPHAGGVGLCEAVQHLSMFDYVAVSGTMDGRMIEYVDHLHEHFVTPTRVVGGRYQAPVAPGAGTEMWPASLDVYTWRGAHPSVTV from the coding sequence ATGAGCACGATTGTCAGCGTCGACACCCAGGATGTTCGCTTCCCGACGTCGCTTCATCTCGACGGCTCCGACGCCATGAACCCCGACCCCGATTACTCGGCCGCGTATGTCACGGTCCGCACCGACAGCACGGACGGTCTTGAAGGACACGCGTTCGTGTTCACGATCGGCCGCGGCAACGACGTGCAGGTCGCCGCGATCGACGCGCTGCGCGGACACTTTGTCGGCGCCGACGTGGAGACTCTCCTGTCGGACATGGGCGGCGTGCATCGAGCGCTCATCCGCGATTCCCAGCTGCGCTGGCTCGGGCCCGAGAAGGGCGTCATGCACATGGCGATCGGCGCGGTCGTGAACGCACTGTGGGACCTGCGCGCGAAGCGCGCCGGGCAGCCGTTGTGGCAGCACCTGGCGGGACTGAGCCCGGAGGAGATCGTCTCCCTCGTCGACTTCCGCTACCTCACCGACGCGCTGACCCCAGGGGAGGCGCTGCAGATCCTGCGGCGGGCGGAGCCGGGACGCGCCGAACGGATCGCCGACCTGACGGCCGTCGGCTACCCGGCATACACGACATCACCGGGCTGGCTCGGCTACTCGGACGAGAAGCTCGACCGGCTCTGCCGGGCTGCCGTCGCCGACGGGTTCCCGCTGATCAAACTCAAGGTCGGAGCGGACGTGGACGACGATGTGCGCCGCCTGCGCATCGCACGCGACGCCGTGGGACCCGACTTCCCCCTCGCCATCGACGCCAACCAGCGCTGGGATGTCGCCGACGCCATCCGCTGGGTGAACACGCTGGCCGAGTTCCAGCTGGCGTGGATCGAGGAGCCCACCAGTCCCGACGACATCCTCGGTCACGCCGCCATCGCCGCAGCGGTCGCCCCGGTCCGCGTCGCGACCGGCGAGCATGCCCAGAACCGGATCATCTTCAAGCAACTGCTTCAGGCCGACGGGATGCAGGTGATGCAGATCGACGCGTCACGTGTCGGCGGCATCAACGAGAACATCGCGAACCTGCTGCTGGCCGCGAAGTTCGACGCCCCGGTCTGCCCCCACGCCGGCGGCGTCGGCCTGTGCGAGGCGGTGCAGCACCTGTCGATGTTCGACTACGTCGCCGTGTCGGGCACCATGGACGGACGGATGATCGAATACGTCGATCACCTCCACGAACATTTCGTCACCCCCACGCGGGTCGTTGGCGGTCGATACCAGGCGCCGGTGGCACCCGGAGCCGGCACTGAGATGTGGCCTGCGTCGCTGGACGTCTACACCTGGCGCGGCGCGCACCCATCGGTGACCGTATGA